The genomic DNA AGTGGTCTTACCCGCACCGTTTGGACCAATCAATCCAAAAATTTGCCCCGCTTTAATCGCGATGGAGACGTGATCAACGGCCGTAACACCACCAAATTTAATGGTTAAACCTTCGGTTTGCAAGAGATTCTCTACACTCATCACCGTCTTACACCTCCCTCTCCCGATTCAACGTGACTTTCTTATTCTCTTTCGCCCAGGTTTGTGGCAACCATCGATGCAGCATGGAAGAGAGACCACTGATTCCTTTCGGAGCAAAGATGACAATAATGACAATGAGAATTCCATAAACTAGCATCTGGTACTGCATGAATTCTCGCAGATATTCTGACAGAAGGGTAACAAACATCGCCCCCATAATGGAGCCGTAAATACTCCCGACACCGCCAATTAATAGCATGAGCAAAATATTGACCGACATCGACGTCTGGAACGTCTCGGGACTCAGGAATAAAATAAAATGAGCATAAAAGGTTCCCGCTAGTCCAGCTACCGCTGCACTCCAGACGAAGGCCGACACTTTATAATACGTAACATGAACCCCCATAGCCTTGGCTGTGATTTCATCCGTCTTAATGGCAAGAAGGGCGCGCCCCATTTTCGAAAACTTGATTCGATGAGACAAGTAGGTCACCAAGCAGATCATGAGGAGGATCAAGTAATAGTAGTGCGTCTTTGACGTGAAATCAAAGGCAAAAAAAGCTTCCGGCCTCGGTATTCCGGTTAAACCCATCGGACCTCGAGTCACGTCTATCCAATTGTTGAACACAATATGAACGATTTCACAGAAGCCTAAAGAGGCAATCGCAAAAAAGTGACCCTGTAAACGCAAGACAGGAAATCCGATAAGAAAGCCGAACAGGGCAGCCACCAACACAGCGAGAATCATCGCCACCCACACAGGAAGACCCTGTTGAGCCATAATCGCTGAGAAATAAGCCCCTATTCCAAAAAACGCAGCATGACCTAGGGATACCTGCCCTGTAAAACCCGTAATGATGTTAAGGCTTAAGACTAGGATAATATTGATGCCAGCCATGACCATAATGTGAATGAGATAATCATTCGGGAAGAGGAAAGGAAAACAGGCACTAAGAGCTAAACAACCGATTAACCATTTATTAGACATTTACACCTTCTCCTGTAAGTGTTTTCCAAACAAGCCAGCAGGTTTAAAAAGCAGGACCATAATCATCATCACAAACGCAATGACATCCTTATATTCGGAAGACCAGTAGCCTGCCGCGTACGTTTCCACGAGACCCAGGATGGATCCACCGACGATGGCTCCGGATACATTCCCAATCCCTCCAAGCAAGACCACGACAAAGGCTTTTAGTGTTGCGGAGATTCCCATCGTGGGATAGACGCTGAATATAGGAGCCATTAACGTACCCGCTAAAGCAGCTAAGGAAGCCCCAATGGCGAAAGTGACGAAGAGAATGGTATTCACCTTTATTCCCATAAGCTTTCCGATTTCCATATCAAAGGCACAAGCTCTCATCGCAATCCCAATCTTTGTTTTTTGAATGGCAAAATAGACAAT from Ammoniphilus sp. CFH 90114 includes the following:
- a CDS encoding branched-chain amino acid ABC transporter permease; amino-acid sequence: MSNKWLIGCLALSACFPFLFPNDYLIHIMVMAGINIILVLSLNIITGFTGQVSLGHAAFFGIGAYFSAIMAQQGLPVWVAMILAVLVAALFGFLIGFPVLRLQGHFFAIASLGFCEIVHIVFNNWIDVTRGPMGLTGIPRPEAFFAFDFTSKTHYYYLILLMICLVTYLSHRIKFSKMGRALLAIKTDEITAKAMGVHVTYYKVSAFVWSAAVAGLAGTFYAHFILFLSPETFQTSMSVNILLMLLIGGVGSIYGSIMGAMFVTLLSEYLREFMQYQMLVYGILIVIIVIFAPKGISGLSSMLHRWLPQTWAKENKKVTLNREREV